Proteins from a genomic interval of Cucumis melo cultivar AY chromosome 7, USDA_Cmelo_AY_1.0, whole genome shotgun sequence:
- the LOC127150329 gene encoding uncharacterized protein LOC127150329: MASAEQPLKKRRNYGPAAPEPPPPLPQLPQPPPPQIPATDQTSIAPSPSTPPQLSQAEILLRRRNRDEIRSVYECFKRIRFFLSQKEKGAPTPDIEQAYLSLITASRGCTSVKRIVADFIPRYAPHCPTALEAATRVIINMHNQSLEIINNGEDVDNVAFETARACIIGLVDICAAVMSKASTSSVIRGICFEVFQNAFTFFVSSFEGKDIFQIVDKEALRIQDSADVFTELKQKYTDENILPVIKLSKLRAISLLWIFFHYPKNLAAACFELFNMAAEGIHKDGQYFLNQIVLGLDVDITHHLDKRSENQTSPKDCKDDVKEQVSVSSHLSVDASSVSRNCMLSLVMGKDQSFRNWMFTQYKRLRDLPSFRALADVASALEGIFESFSELMNNEDTQINIDEEMSDSLKHSTRNRGEISMELSDKRRKLRHCDSLEDGFNNKVSGQHFSSIPLDCKHTSCSDFDAGSLRSMAFDVQEPGGLLHGSLPPSQDPLSKHDHLSYAKTSLDLQHNSFECTKHSIDGNQVSGVDRNFPAQRLSAGDINNDLVPPRHQQSVPCSSTTCQNLWFSDGDSSAMDIFSASKQLWVGLIGPEVSEGHIRYQFERFGYIGHFFFFPLKRFAVVEYGHIIDAIRAREYMRGQFQWCVKFMDIGLGTRGSTHGVAIGSSLHVYVGNVLSYWMKDEILHETRKALNKGPYMVSDLGNEGALLMEFETPEEAAVVMAHLRQHRREKNIHWTPPNAGQMNIAPPYLDGGRSACAPGGGNMRSNNPGNMPSSMIGSPHAPMVPESPNFRSRMSELSSLLYTLRAKYSINQNSSYFENYISGSCNTSMREEDRTPTSTLWVSFPNCNSPFVTDEELMKICNLAISNTGSVVRMTRASVQVGCGWFVECSSVDAAITILKNLRSCPGIFLRIEFSSPGRFHAAPFLRNHESCAMELPSPRILHENHAIPQQGGYSYQSNWAPSGQTEMLDIGVGKTDACEKNVLIDHPQGGHIVSGTIPCLPISTMGPPAPPPPPQIQPPPFVRSPYPPPNSSWDPRGLNHPLPLNPISPNVIPNTYPSNSVPCPPFLPASVTPLSQIQGTPMQHLDHVFPHSVAPPSISSLPPSQPEMPPPIPPSPPPLPHSQPPNIPPPPSSPPPPPPPLAATGASEVESCSQHVQYQWKGALCKSGVQYCSIYAQRVDSQACKYLNAGPEPIEWPAKLDMTKRTDFKHVKSTFTSTSPSKREICQLIPSSVGDHKGFQDFVSYLKQRDCAGVIKIPATKSLWTRLLFILPYSQDSCSLLSIPPGPPDSLIALVLPKETNFEWV; encoded by the exons ATGGCCTCGGCGGAGCAGCCTCTCAAGAAGCGGCGAAACTACGGACCAGCCGCTCCAGAACCACCGCCCCCACTTCCCCAGTTGCCTCAGCCACCGCCACCGCAAATCCCAGCGACGGACCAGACTTCCATCGCTCCATCGCCTTCCACTCCACCTCAGCTCTCCCAAGCCGAAATTCTCCTCAGGAGAAGGAACAGAGATGAAATTAGAAGCGTCTATGAATGTTTTAAGCGAATTAGGTTTTTCCTTTCTCAGAAAGAGAAGGGCGCTCCCACACCTGATATTGAGCAGGCTTATCTTTCTCTCATCACTGCTTCGAGAG GGTGCACCAGTGTAAAGCGTATTGTGGCTGACTTTATTCCTCGATACGCTCCTCATTGCCCGACTGCTCTTGAAGCTGCGACAAGAGTTATCATCAATATGCACAATCAGAGCTtggaaataataaataatgggGAGGATGTTGATAATGTTGCGTTTGAGACAGCAAGGGCTTGTATTATTGGTTTAGTTGATATTTGTGCTGCTGTCATGTCTAAGGCATCTACGTCATCTGTCATCAGAGGCATTTGCTTTGAAGTCTTTCAGAATGCTTTCACCTTTTTTGTGTCATCTTTTGAGGGAAAAGATATATTTCAGATTGTAGATAAAGAAGCTCTTAGAATTCAAGATTCTGCAGATGTTTTCACGGAGTTAAAGCAGAAGTATACTGATGAAAATATTTTGCCTGTGATTAAACTATCCAAGTTACGTGCTATCAGTCTCCTCTGGATATTTTTTCATTACCCTAAAAACTTAGCTGCAGCTTGCTTTGAGCTTTTCAACATGGCCGCCGAGGGAATTCACAAGGACGGGCAGTATTTCTTAAATCAGATTGTGCTTGGGCTGGATGTTGACATCACCCATCATTTGGATAAAAGAAGTGAGAACCAGACAAGCCCGAAAGACTGCAAAGATGATGTCAAGGAACAAGTTTCAGTCAGTAGCCACTTATCCGTTGATGCATCATCTGTTTCAAGAAACTGCATGTTGAGCTTG GTTATGGGGAAAGATCAATCATTTCGAAACTGGATGTTTACACAGTATAAGAGGCTCCGTGACCTGCCGTCCTTTAGAGCTTTAGCAGATGTAGCATCTGCTCTGGAGGGAATTTTTGAATCATTTTCTGAGTTAATGAACAATGAAGATACTCAAATAAATATAGACGAGGAAATGTCTGATTCCTTGAAGCATTCTACTCGTAATAGAGGTGAAATTTCCATGGAACTATCTGATAAAAGGAGAAAATTGAGACATTGTGACTCCCTTGAAGATGGTTTCAACAATAAAGTTAGTGGTCAGCATTTTTCGTCAATTCCTCTTGATTGCAAGCACACCTCGTGTTCTGATTTTGATGCTGGCAGCTTGAGATCCATGGCCTTTGATGTTCAGGAGCCTGGAGGTTTGCTACATGGGAGTTTGCCCCCGTCGCAGGATCCTTTGAGCAAGCACGATCATTTGTCTTATGCAAAAACATCATTAGACCTGCAGCACAATTCTTTTGAATGTACAAAGCATTCAATTGATGGGAATCAAGTTTCAGGTGTTGACCGCAACTTTCCTGCTCAGAGATTGTCTGCTGGAGATATCAATAATGATCTCGTGCCTCCTAGGCATCAACAATCGGTGCCATGTAGTTCTACAACTTGTCAGAATTTGTGGTTTTCTGATGGAGATTCATCAGCCATGGATATCTTTTCTGCTTCCAAACAGCTATGGGTGGGCCTTATTGGCCCTGAGGTTTCTGAAGGTCACATAAGGTATCAATTTGAGAGGTTTGGTTACATTGgacatttcttcttctttccattAAAAAGGTTTGCAGTGGTGGAGTATGGTCACATCATTGATGCCATAAGGGCACGTGAATATATGCGCGGACAATTTCAATGGTGTGTAAAATTCATGGATATTGGTTTAGGAACTAGGGGTTCCACCCACGGGGTTGCAATTGGTTCCAGTTTGCATGTTTATGTCGGAAATGTTTTGAGCTACTGGATGAAGGACGAGATTCTGCATGAGACAAGGAAAGCACTTAACAAGGGTCCATACATGGTCTCTGATCTTGGCAACGAGGGAGCATTGCTGATGGAATTTGAGACTCCGGAAGAAGCTGCAGTTGTAATGGCACATCTCAGACAACATCGAAGGGAAAAGAATATTCACTGGACACCACCAAATGCAGGACAAATGAATATTGCGCCTCCTTATTTAGATGGAGGAAGATCTGCTTGTGCCCCTGGTGGTGGTAACATGAGAAGCAACAATCCTGGGAACATGCCCAGTAGTATGATTGGGTCGCCTCATGCACCAATGGTACCAGAGAGTCCTAACTTCAGGTCAAGAATGTCAGAATTATCTTCCTTGCTCTATACACTGCGTGCAAAATACAGCATCAATCAAAATTCAAGTTATTTTGAAAACTACATTTCTGGAAGTTGCAATACATCAATGAGGGAAGAAGACAGAACTCCTACTAGCACTCTCTGGGTTTCTTTTCCAAATTGTAATTCTCCTTTTGTCACTGATGAAGAATTGATGAAGATATGTAATCTTGCCATCAGCAATACTGGGTCTGTTGTGAGGATGACTCGAGCAAGTGTACAGGTGGGCTGTGGTTGGTTTGTTGAGTGCAGTAGCGTAGATGCTGCTATCACCATCTTGAAGAATCTCCGTAGTTGTCCTGGAATTTTCCTTCGAATAGAATTCAG TTCACCAGGAAGGTTCCATGCAGCACCTTTTCTGAGGAACCATGAAAGTTGTGCTATGGAGCTTCCATCTCCCAGAATATTACACGAGAATCATGCAATACCTCAGCAAGGTGGATATTCCTATCAGTCAAACTGGGCTCCTTCTGGTCAAACGGAGATGCTTGACATAGGGGTTGGAAAAACTGATGCTTGTGAAAAAAACGTGCTGATAGATCATCCGCAAG GTGGTCACATAGTGTCTGGAACCATTCCATGCTTGCCCATATCAACAATGGGACCTCCTGCTCCACCACCTCCACCTCAGATTCAGCCACCTCCATTTGTTCGATCCCCATACCCTCCTCCAAACAGTTCTTGGGATCCAAGGGGTTTAAACCATCCTTTGCCTTTAAATCCAATATCACCAAATGTCATACCTAATACTTATCCAAGTAATTCTGTTCCATGCCCTCCCTTTTTACCTGCTTCCGTGACACCTCtttctcagatacaaggaacTCCGATGCAGCATCTAGACCATGTTTTCCCCCATTCTGTTGCTCCACCTTCAATATCCTCTCTACCACCTTCCCAGCCAGAGATGCCTCCTCCTATACCTCCATCCCCACCACCTTTGCCTCACTCACAACCACCTAATATTCCCCCTCCACCCAGTTCTCCTCCCCCTCCACCTCCACCCCTAGCTGCCACAGGAGCCAGTGAAGTAGAAAGTTGTAGCCAGCATGTTCAGTATCAATGGAAAGGAGCACTTTGTAAAAGCGGGGTTCAATATTGTTCAATTTATGCACAAAGAGTGGATTCCCAAGCTTGCAAATACTTAAATGCTGGTCCAGAACCTATCGA GTGGCCTGCAAAATTAGATATGACCAAACGCACAGATTTTAAGCATGTGAAGTCGACTTTCACCAGCACATCACCAAGTAAA aGGGAGATATGTCAGCTGATCCCATCTTCTGTTGGAGACCATAAAGGA TTTCAAGATTTTGTATCGTATTTGAAGCAGAGGGATTGTGCTGGAGTAATAAAGATACCGGCCACTAAATCACTATGGACAAGGCTTCTCTTTATACTTCCATATTCACAGGACTCATGTTCTCTGCTCTCAATTCCTCCAGGTCCACCAGATAGCCTGATTGCCTTGGTTCTTCCCAAAGAAACAAACTTCGAATGGGTTTGA
- the LOC103493599 gene encoding transcription factor RSL2, with product MSGDQAGEWDLCSSILSLEDPDFMHINIDPQPTTSPGLMADHAAWFCSNLDYSNGTVDHYQFPCIAAAAVAAYDDYYGHNHMSMSIIDEDNKNLESIFSASSADILLQGISGTGFSSEDHKFLNMDIVQTHLGVGDEDDDNPLFHHKRKSSIVAADDHDHDHDHDQNQLIKPNKKIRTSNNVQIKSKKGTESKKVSSTRRRKCEEEQENGRSSCDMNSCSSDNSSEDDNNNNASPKPKTRATRGSATDPQSLYARKRRERINERLRILQKLVPNGTKVDISTMLEEAVHYVKFLQLQIKLLSSDELWMYAPIAYNGMDIGLQQKLSSIL from the exons ATGAGTGGAGATCAAGCTGGAGAATGGGATTTATGCAGTTCAATTTTATCATTAGAAGATCCTGATTTTATGCATATTAATATTGATCCTCAACCTACTACTTCGCCAGGTTTGATGGCTGATCATGCAGCTTGGTTCTGTTCTAATTTGGATTATTCTAATGGTACTGTTGATCATTATCAATTTCCTTGTATTGCTGCTGCTGCTGTTGCTGCCTATGATGATTATTATGGTCATAATCATATGTCCATGTCAATTATTGATGAAGATAATAAGAATTTGGAGTCCATTTTCTCAGCTTCTAGTGCTGACATTTTGCTGCAAGGAATCAGTGGTACTGGCTTTTCTAGTGAAGATCATAAATTTCTTAACATGGATATTGTTCAAACCCACCTAGGAGTaggagatgaagatgatgataaTCCCTTATTCCACCACAAAAGGAAATCATCCATTGTTGCTGCTGATGATCACGATCACGATCACGATCATGATCAGAACCAGCTCATCAAACCCAATAAGAAAATTCGCACTTCAAATAAT GTGCAGATCAAAAGTAAGAAAGGCACAGAATCAAAAAAAGTGAGCAGCACACGGCGGCGGAAATGtgaagaagaacaagaaaatGGAAGGTCGTCGTGTGATATGAACAGTTGCAGCAGCGATAACTCATCGGAGgatgacaataataataatgcttcACCAAAACCCAAAACTAGAGCCACTAGAGGCTCAGCAACTGATCCACAAAGCCTTTACGCAAGG aagagaagagagagaatCAATGAACGCCTTAGAATTCTGCAGAAACTTGTCCCTAATGGAACAAAG GTTGATATTAGCACAATGCTTGAGGAAGCAGTTCATTATGTTAAATTTCTGCAGCTTCAGATAAAG CTTTTGAGCTCTGATGAGTTGTGGATGTATGCACCAATTGCTTACAATGGGATGGATATTGGTCTGCAGCAGAAGCTTTCTTCAATTTTATGA
- the LOC103493598 gene encoding zinc finger protein ZAT10-like → MALEALNSPTTPSPALHYDEPSLNSFESWSKRKRTKRPRGFDNPPTEEEYLALCLIMLARGGATATSDSDHPLDYEVPIPAQPISVVKLSYKCSVCDKAFSSYQALGGHKASHRKSATGEDQSTSSTTTTSATATATASVAGAKSHQCSICHKSFPTGQALGGHKRCHYDGGLSNNNNHPHSHHNNNNNNATAAVTSSEGVGSTHTQSHSHRDFDLNLPALPELSPGFFISAGDDEVQSPLPLKKPRILTIPKIEVSQN, encoded by the coding sequence ATGGCTCTTGAAGCTCTGAATTCTCCTACAACTCCATCACCAGCTCTTCACTACGACGAACCAAGCCTCAATTCATTCGAGTCTTGGTCTAAGCGGAAGAGAACTAAGCGTCCACGTGGATTTGATAACCCTCCTACTGAGGAAGAGTATTTAGCCTTATGTCTCATCATGCTTGCTCGTGGTGGCGCAACCGCTACTTCTGATTCTGATCACCCACTTGATTATGAAGTTCCAATTCCTGCTCAACCCATATCTGTTGTTAAACTTAGTTACAAGTGCTCTGTTTGTGACAAAGCTTTTTCGTCTTATCAAGCTTTGGGTGGACATAAAGCTAGCCACAGAAAATCAGCTACAGGGGAAGATCAATCCACTTCCTCCACCACAACTACTTCTGCCACCGCTACTGCCACCGCCTCCGTCGCTGGAGCTAAATCCCACCAGTGCTCTATTTGTCACAAGTCTTTTCCCACCGGTCAAGCCTTAGGCGGTCACAAACGTTGCCACTACGACGGCGGACTCAGTAACAACAACAATCACCCACATAGTCAtcataacaacaacaacaacaacgcCACTGCGGCCGTGACATCGTCCGAAGGAGTTGGGTCTACTCACACACAGAGTCACAGCCACCGTGACTTTGACCTTAACCTCCCAGCCTTGCCGGAGTTATCACCAGGATTCTTTATCTCTGCCGGGGACGACGAGGTTCAAAGTCCATTACCTCTGAAGAAGCCTCGTATATTAACAATTCCTAAAATTGAAGTTTCTCAAAATTAA
- the LOC103493596 gene encoding LOB domain-containing protein 39-like, producing MSCNGCRVLRKGCSEACVLRSSLHWIDSPEAQGNATLFLAKFFGRSDLLSFISAVPYHQRPALFQSLLFEACGRTVNPVSGAVGLLSSGNWHVCQAAADTILNGGVLRPIPGIEISGNPTPNLDDSSFTFNNDVWTTTTHNLQFYPSTPSDFRCLPDLGLNRTKKHPLENRRSLDSEESVMTSFGSGDLGDQRKETKLLNLFV from the exons ATGAGTTGCAACGGTTGCAGAGTGCTTCGAAAGGGATGCAGCGAAGCTTGTGTTTTAAGGTCAAGTCTTCATTGGATTGATTCCCCGGAAGCTCAAGGCAACGCTACTCTGTTTCTCGCTAAATTTTTCGGCCGTAGTGATCTTTTGTCCTTTATCTCCGCCGTTCCTTATCATCAAAGACCTG cTTTGTTTCAGTCTCTGTTATTCGAAGCTTGTGGTCGCACAGTTAACCCAGTTAGCGGCGCCGTTGGTCTCTTGTCTAGTGGGAACTGGCACGTCTGTCAGGCGGCGGCGGATACCATTCTCAACGGCGGTGTTCTCAGACCAATACCCGGAATCGAAATTTCTGGGAATCCTACGCCTAACCTTGATGATTCATCGTTTACTTTTAATAACGATGTCTGGACAACCACCACACACAATCTTCAATTTTACCCATCTACTCCGTCTGATTTCCGGTGCCTTCCTGATCTCGGTCTCAACAGAACGAAGAAGCATCCGTTGGAGAATCGGCGGTCTCTTGATTCCGAAGAGTCGGTCATGACTAGCTTCGGAAGCGGCGATCTTGGCGACCAACGGAAAGAAACGAAGCTCTTGAACTTATTCGtgtga
- the LOC103493597 gene encoding QWRF motif-containing protein 2-like, whose protein sequence is MVAAVSTTLNPKTTAPQKGPHLHPTRHNSNRLPLFPSESDNAIDPRKPKSREVTSRFMPPSNSSSSPLLTRRSSSPSVSRTSSLAATPTQAGSSVNKRSISVDRRRVGTPRPYSLDFRTGYDNGGVGEMPASQKLLLTSTRSLSVSFQGESFSFQVSKAKPVPSPGARKGTPERRKSTTPARGGGVADKAENSKLIVDQHRWPARLRQANLMSRSLDCEDMAERKRVGGGSVNIIRLSQDSKAQGRASFDGVLSSDSVNAGMEKADELVVDANSENASDHSNVLSSDSDSVSSGSNYGTQEYSPNEEQGQRGPRGIVVPARFWQETNNRLRRQPENGSPLSKNVGARSLAPSKLTVPKKFAMDSPTSTPREVANNRGQLSPIRGSPKPMSPSRLLASSTGPRLRNAVGSTPLNSLNSIPLSMTSFVADARRGKIAENRIVDAHSLRLLHNRLLQWRFVNARADAAQSGLSLNAERSLYNAWLSTSKLRESVRTKRSELQLLKQKLTLTSILSWQMSHLEEWDELDQDFSNSLSGVTEALRASTLRLPVVGSAKADVQGIKDAISSAVDVLQTMASSICFLLSKVGKVNSLVSELANVSAKECELLERVKCLLSAIAVLQVKECSLRTQILQRRYVPST, encoded by the exons ATGGTAGCTGCTGTATCAACGACGCTAAATCCCAAGACTACTGCCCCTCAGAAAGGGCCTCATCTTCATCCTACGCGACACAATTCGAACAGGcttcctttatttccatctgAGTCCGACAATGCAATCGATCCCCGCAAGCCCAAATCGCGGGAGGTCACTTCTCGATTTATGCCTCCATCCAACTCATCTTCCTCACCCTTGCTTACGAGAcgctcttcttctccttcagtCTCTAGAACTTCCAGTTTAGCTGCTACGCCGACGCAGGCTGGTTCGTCTGTCAATAAGCGTTCAATATCGGTGGACCGAAGGAGAGTTGGGACTCCTAGGCCTTACTCTCTTGATTTCAGGACTGGGTATGATAATGGTGGAGTGGGGGAGATGCCTGCCTCTCAGAAGTTATTGCTTACTTCTACGAGAAGCTTATCTGTTTCATTTCAGGGTGAGTCTTTCTCTTTCCAAGTTAGTAAGGCGAAACCAGTTCCTTCACCAGGTGCGAGGAAGGGCACGCCTGAACGCAGGAAGTCGACGACGCCAGCGAGAGGAGGCGGTGTTGCGGACAAAGCAGAGAACTCAAAGCTTATTGTAGATCAGCATAGATGGCCAGCGAGGTTGCGGCAAGCAAATTTGATGAGCAGGAGTTTGGATTGTGAGGACATGGCCGAGAGGAAGAGGGTTGGTGGTGGATCTGTGAATATCATTAGGCTGTCGCAGGATTCAAAGGCTCAGGGGAGGGCTTCTTTTGATGGGGTTTTGAGCTCGGATTCTGTAAATGCGGGAATGGAGAAAGCGGATGAACTTGTTGTGGACGCAAATTCAGAAAATGCATCTGATCATTCTAATGTACTTTCGTCTGATTCGGATAGCGTCTCTTCAGGTAGCAATTACGGAACTCAAGAATACAGTCCTAACGAAGAACAGGGGCAGCGTGGACCTCGAGGAATTGTAGTGCCAGCAAGATTTTGGCAGGAGACAAACAACCGGTTGCGGCGCCAGCCAGAAAACGGCTCCCCATTGTCAAAAAATGTTGGGGCAAGAAGTTTAGCTCCTTCAAAGCTTACCGTGCCAAAGAAGTTTGCAATGGATAGTCCTACATCAACTCCACGGGAAGTTGCCAACAATAGAGGTCAATTGTCTCCCATTCGCGGTTCACCTAAGCCTATGTCACCAAGTAGGCTGTTAGCATCGTCCACAGGACCTCGGTTGAGGAATGCTGTGGGGAGTACACCTCTTAATAGTTTGAACAGCATTCCATTATCTATGACAAGTTTTGTTGCTGATGCCCGAAGGGGGAAGATTGCGGAGAACCGGATTGTAGATGCACACTCATTGAGGCTCTTACATAATCGGCTATTGCAATGGCGTTTTGTCAATGCCCGAGCAGATGCTGCACAATCCGGCCTCAGTTTGAATGCAGAG AGAAGCCTTTATAACGCTTGGCTGAGTACTTCAAAGCTGCGTGAATCTGTTAGAACAAAAAGATCGGAGTTACAGCTACTCAAGCAAAAACTAACGTTAACCTCCATCCTCAGCTGGCAA ATGTCGCATTTGGAAGAATGGGATGAACTGGATCAAGACTTTTCTAACAGTTTATCAGGTGTTACCGAAGCTTTGAGGGCTAGCACCCTTCGCCTGCCAGTTGTTGGGTCAGCAAAG GCGGATGTCCAAGGTATTAAGGACGCCATTTCCTCTGCCGTTGATGTGCTGCAGACAATGGCATCATCCATTTGCTTTCTGTTATCAAAG GTTGGAAAAGTAAACTCTCTTGTCTCTGAGCTTGCGAATGTGAGTGCAAAGGAATGTGAGTTGCTTGAGCGGGTAAAATGTCTGTTGTCTGCAATTGCCGTACTACAG GTGAAAGAGTGTAGTCTGCGTACGCAAATTTTACAGCGGAGATACGTACCTTCAACCTGA